The sequence below is a genomic window from Opitutia bacterium.
GGCATGGCCTTCCCCGACTGGCCGCTGTCCAACGGCTCGGTCAACCCTCACGGTTGGCTGACCGAAATCGACAAGTTCGCCGAGCACTCCCACCGCCTCTCCGGCGCGGTCATGGGCCTCGTGACCATCGGACTCGCGGTGTGGCTGCACCTGCGCGAATCGCGCGCCTGGCTCCGCAAACTCGGCTGGTGGGCGCTCGCGATCGTGATCGTGCAGGGCTTGATCGGCGGCAAACGCGTGCTGCTCGACTCGCTCGCGGTGCCCGGTTTCGAGATGACGTTCGGCCAGATGCTGCGCATCCCGCACGGCATGCTCGCGCAGATCTACGTCTGCCTGCTCTTCGCCATCGCCGCCGGCGTCTCCAGATTCTGGGTCGAGGGCTCGCTCGGCCACGCGGGCTCGCGTGTGAAGAAACTCGGTTTGCTCTGCGCCGGGCTGCTGCTGTTGCAACTCACCGTGGCCGTGACGATGCGCCACAACCACGCGCCGCCCTCCATCGGCGCCTTCCCGGAGCACGGCGCGCCGTTGCTGCCGGTCGCCTGGAACTACCTCGTCTCGCTCCAGTTCGCGCATCGCGTCATCGCCGCCGCCCTCGCGATCTCGATTCTCGTCTACGGCCATTATCTCTCGCGCGAGCGTTCGCTGGCCGCCGGCGTCCGCGCGGGGAGCGTCGTGCTCGTCACGCTCGTCGCGGCGCAGATCTATCTCGGCATCCAAACCGTCTGGACCGGTCGCAGCGTCGCCGTGACCGTCGGCCATGTCGTGATGGGCGCGCTGTTTCTCGCGACGACTTTCCTCTTCGTTTTCCTGACCCACCGTCCGTCGTCCGACGGCGATTCTCGCGCATGAGCCACGCCGCCGCGACAGCCGACGACGCGCCACGCCCGATCTGGCGCCACTACCTCGAGCTCACCAAGCCGCGGCTGAGCCTGATGTCGGTCATCACGGCGATGCTCGGTTACCTCGCGGCCGTGCCCTACTCGTATGTCGATTGGGCGCGCACGGGATTCGTCGTCCTCGGCACCGCGCTGTGCGCCGGCGGCGCCGCCGCGCTCAACATGTGGATGGAAGGCGACACCGACGCGCTGATGGAACGCACGGCCGACCGCCCGATCCCGTGCGGCGCGGTGCAACCCGGTTCGGCCTTCGTCGTCGGCTGGCTGTTGTGCGTC
It includes:
- a CDS encoding COX15/CtaA family protein, which gives rise to MQRTADYKPALAWFAALGSAWVFVLVALGALTTTIGAGMAFPDWPLSNGSVNPHGWLTEIDKFAEHSHRLSGAVMGLVTIGLAVWLHLRESRAWLRKLGWWALAIVIVQGLIGGKRVLLDSLAVPGFEMTFGQMLRIPHGMLAQIYVCLLFAIAAGVSRFWVEGSLGHAGSRVKKLGLLCAGLLLLQLTVAVTMRHNHAPPSIGAFPEHGAPLLPVAWNYLVSLQFAHRVIAAALAISILVYGHYLSRERSLAAGVRAGSVVLVTLVAAQIYLGIQTVWTGRSVAVTVGHVVMGALFLATTFLFVFLTHRPSSDGDSRA